A single region of the Yersinia entomophaga genome encodes:
- the tssB gene encoding type VI secretion system contractile sheath small subunit — translation MSKDNSSSVAPKERINIKYVPNTGDQVAEVELPLNLMVVGDLKGVREDTPIEERQVVSINKNNFNSVMNEAGINLTFNVPNRLDGNGEEDMPVTLPINSLSDFSPDNVAKKVPELNKLLELREALVALKGPLGNIPAFRSRLQDLLSNQSVREQLLKELEILNQK, via the coding sequence ATGAGTAAGGATAATTCGAGTAGTGTCGCTCCTAAGGAAAGGATCAACATTAAATATGTCCCGAATACCGGTGACCAGGTTGCGGAAGTTGAATTACCGTTAAATCTGATGGTAGTCGGCGATCTGAAAGGGGTTAGAGAAGATACGCCAATTGAAGAACGGCAGGTTGTTTCTATTAACAAAAATAACTTCAATTCCGTAATGAATGAAGCTGGGATTAATCTTACTTTTAACGTTCCGAATCGTTTAGATGGTAACGGCGAAGAAGATATGCCGGTGACATTGCCTATTAATTCACTTAGCGATTTCTCGCCGGATAATGTGGCCAAGAAAGTTCCTGAACTGAATAAGTTATTAGAACTGCGTGAAGCATTAGTGGCGTTAAAAGGCCCGCTTGGAAACATCCCTGCATTCCGTTCACGTCTGCAAGACTTGCTTTCTAATCAAAGCGTCCGTGAACAGCTTCTGAAAGAGCTGGAAATACTTAACCAAAAGTAA